In Micromonospora inyonensis, the genomic window GAGCGCGGCGAGCGCGACGCCGACGGCGCTGGTGACCGAGCTGGCCGCGCGGCACGGCGGCGAGGTGCCCGGTCTCACCGTGACCCGGCCGACCCTGGAAGACGTCTACCTGCGGATGATCGGACACCGATGACCAGCACCACGAAGCCGGCCACGCCCGCCGCCGACGCGACCCGGGCCCGGCGGGTCGGCCCGGCCGCCCTCGGCCTGCGCCAGGGCCGGCTGGAGATCACCCAGTTCCTGCGCAGCCGGGAGTCCGTCGTCTTCACGATGGGCTTCCCGATCATCATGATCCTGATCTTCGCGGCGATCTTCAGCGACGAGATCGCCCCCGGGGTCAGCTACACGCAGTACTTCATCACCGGCATGATCGCGACCGGGCTGATGACGGTGAGCTTCCAGAACCTCGGCATCTGGATCCCGATCGAGCGGGACCGGGGGGTGCTCAAGCGCTACCGGGGGACCCCGATGCCGAAGTGGGTCTGGTTCGCCGGCAAGGTGATCATGGTGGTGGTGATCGGCGTCGCCGAAACCGCGCTGCTGCTCGCCGTCTCGGTGGCCCTGTTCGACCTGGATCTGCCGGGCACCGCCGGGAAGTGGCTCACCTTCGCCTGGGTCTCCGTGCTCGGGGTGACCGCCTGCACCCTCTGCGGCATCGCCATCTCCTCGCTGGCCCGGACGGCGCGCAGCGGCTCGGCGGTGGTGACCCCGGTCGCCCTGGTGCTCCAGTTCATCTCCGGGGTCTTCTTCGTCTTCACCAACCTGCCCGCCTGGATGCAGCAGGTGGCCGCGCTGTTCCCGCTGAAGTGGATGTGCCAGGGGCTGCGCTCGGTCTTCCTGCCGGAGAGCTTCGGTGCCCGCGAACCGGGCGGCTCCTTCGAGCTGGACCGGGTCGCCCTGGTGCTCGTCGCATGGTGCGTGATCGGCCTGCTGCTCTGCCTGGGCACGTTCCGCTGGACCACCCGCCGCGACGGCTGAGGCGTTGCCAGCGGCCCGCTGAGGTGGTTGCAGGGGCCCCCTGTTACCGCATTTCGACGAGGAGGGGACCCCTGCAACCACTCGGGCCGGCCGCGACCACCCCTCAGTACGTGTAGAAGCCCTTGCCGCTCTTGCGGCCCAGGTCACCGGCGGTGACCATGCGCTGGAGCAGCTCCGGCGGGAAGAACTTCTCGTCGGCGGTGTCGGTGTAGATGTTCTTCGCCGCGTGCATCAGCACGTCCACGCCGGTCAGGTCGGTGGTGGCCAGCGGCC contains:
- a CDS encoding ABC transporter permease; translation: MTSTTKPATPAADATRARRVGPAALGLRQGRLEITQFLRSRESVVFTMGFPIIMILIFAAIFSDEIAPGVSYTQYFITGMIATGLMTVSFQNLGIWIPIERDRGVLKRYRGTPMPKWVWFAGKVIMVVVIGVAETALLLAVSVALFDLDLPGTAGKWLTFAWVSVLGVTACTLCGIAISSLARTARSGSAVVTPVALVLQFISGVFFVFTNLPAWMQQVAALFPLKWMCQGLRSVFLPESFGAREPGGSFELDRVALVLVAWCVIGLLLCLGTFRWTTRRDG